A region of the Kaistia geumhonensis genome:
AGGCGTGCCGAAAGGCGGTTAAGCGCCTTGGCGGTGGCCTTGAACTCGCCCGTGCCGATCTCGGGCAGCACGGGAAGCGTGCCGTCCGGCCCCACCTGCGCGATCGCGCCCTCGATCAGTTGCAGCGGGCGGGTCAGGCGGTTGGAGATGACGATGGCGATGCCGGCGGCGCCGAGAATGATGGCCGACATCCAGCCGAGCAGGATGAACCAGCCGGCACGGGCGGGCGGGGGCCTCGCGGACAGCGGCATCGCGATCCACCAGCCCTGGCTGACGATCGGCACCGAGACCATCATCGGCGCATCGGGGACCGGCTGGCTGACGAGCACGGGACGCGGCTGGCCGATACGGGCGAGCTCGGAGCGCAGCACGTCGGTCAGGCGCTGGTCGACCGGCCCGTGTGCCGGCTCGGTCAGCAACTGCATGCCGCGCAGGCTGTTCTTGACCGAATCGGGCTCGAAATCGTCCGGAAGCTGCTCGGCGAGGCGCGCGATGAGATCGACCTGCAACGCCGCATCCTGAACCATGCGCTCGGGACCGGGGCGGCCGATGACGAGAATCGCGACGAAGGTGGCGAGGCCCACCACCGCGACGATGGCGCAGATCACCAGCACCGCGATGCGCAGGCGCAGCGTGTTCACCGTGGGGCCTCGATCGCTTCCACGCGCGTCGAGAGCTGGTAGCCGCCGTTGCGCACCGTCTTGAAGATCTGGAAGGAGCCGCCGTCGCCGAGCTTGCGCCGCAGCCGGCTCATCAGCACGTCGATCGAGCGGTCGAGCGGGTCGGCCTCGCGGCCCTGAGTCAGGTCCAGCAACTGATCGCGCGACAGGACGCGGCCGGGCCGGTCGAGGAAGACGCGCAGGAGGTCGAACTCGGCCCCAGTCAGCACGACGTCCTGCCCGTCGGGATCAATCACCGAGCGGCTGGTCGGCGAGGCGACGAAGCCCGCGAACTTGTAGGCATCGACGGCCGGGGGCTCGGCGACGTCCGAGACGCGGCGAAGAACCGCGCGGATGCGCGCCAGCAGTTCGCGCGGATTGAACGGCTTGCCGACATAGTCGTCGGCGCCGATCTCGAGGCCGATGATGCGGTCGACATCCTCCTTCAGCGCCGTCAGCAGGATGACCGGGATATGCGGCCGCCGGTCGCGCAGCTGCCGGCAGATGTCGAGGCCGGAGCCGTCGGGGAGCATCACGTCGAGCACGACGAGATCGATCTGCTGCGTCGTGAGCTTCTCCTCGAGCTCCCGGCGGTCCGCGGCCAGCGTGACGCGCAGGCCCTGCTGGTCGAGATAGCGGCCGAGCAGCTTGCGGATTTCGAGGTCGTCATCGACGACGAGGACGTGAGGCGTGATCTGCATCAGGGAACTTCATAGCGCGAACGGGGTTGCCGATGCGAGGCATAGCGCCTCGAAAGATCCAATAGCGGATGCATTGGTAACCAATCCTGTCAGCGCCCGCGCCAGCAATCTTCCGCAACAACAATCACCCGGGCGGCAAGGCTTCGTCATGCCTGGACGATGTCTCGACAAGACTCGTCGATAGCTTCGCCGCGCTGTGGAGCAGCCAAGGAGGTTGAACATGAAACGCCTGCCGGTAGCACTTGCGACCGCCCTGATCATGGGAACGCCCGCGCTCGCGGTGACGACCAGTCCCGCGCCCGACCGCGTCGCCGAGGCTCCCGCCAAGCCCGGCCCCGGCAAGGGAGCGGATATGCGCCCGGACGCGCGCCCGATGCCGCCGCGCGGCGGTCCCGGCATGTGGGGACCCGGACCGAGGGGCCAGGAATTCCGCATGCGGATCGCCGAGCGACTGTCCGCGGCCGAGACGCTGATCGGCATCCGCGCCGACCAGCTCGACGCGTGGCGCGCCTATACCAGCGCGCTGATCGACCTCTTCGCACCGCCCGCCCCGCCGCCTGCCCCGCCGATGGGCGGACCGCAGTCGGCCGGGCCTGATGGCGCCGCCGATCGCGCCTTCGCCCGCGAGGAGCGGATGGCGCAGCGCATCAAGGAGCGCGCCGCCAAGGCGGATGCGCTCGTGGCCGCCATCGCGGCGCTGAAGGCCAAGCTGACACCCGACCAGTTGCAGAAGCTCGGCTCGATCACGCTGATGCCCCGCCCGCCGATGCCCGGTTGGGGCGGACGCGGACCCGGCGGCCATGGACCGGAAGGACGTGGACCGGAAGGGCGTGGCCCCGAAGGACGTGGCCCCGGCGGTCATGGACCCGAGGGACGCGGTCCGGACTGGCGCGGCCCGATGCATCACGGCCCCGGCCCCGCCGAGCGCATGGGCGGGCCTGACGGTCGCGGCCCGATGGGCGGTCCCGGCGACGACGGCGCCGACATGATGCCGATGATGGAGCCCGACGACGCCCCGCCGGCCCCCGACCTTCCTGACGACGCCACTCCGCCGGAGTCCGCCCCACAGCCCGGCTGAGGCCCGTCAGGTCCGAGCGGCCCCCTCCTCCGGGAGGGGGCCGTTTCTTTTTCTAGAAGCCGAGATAGTCGCGCTTGCCGACGGGAACGCCCTTCATGCGCAGGATCCCGTAAGCGGTGGTGACATGGAAGAAGAAGTTCGGCAGCGCATGCTGAAGCGCATAGTCGCGGCCGACGAACGGCGTTTCGCCGGCGCGCGAGCGCAGCGTCACCTGTCGTTCCTCGCCACCCTCGAAGGCCGCCGGATCGACGCTGGCGAGATAGTCGACGGTGCGGCCGATGCGCGCCTGCAACTCCTCGAAACTCGTCTCCTCGTCCGGGAAGCTCGGCGCCGCAAGCCCCGTCAGCCGCGCGGCGCAGGCCTTGGCGGTGTCGCTCGCCCGCTGGACCTGGCCGGAGAGCGGCAGCATGTCGGGGGCAAGCCGCGCCTCGACATAGGTCGCGGGATCCACGCCTTCCGCGCTCGCATGGGCGAGTCCCTTGTCGAGGACTGCCGACAGCACGGTGAAGCCGCGGCGGAAGACGGGGATGGTGATGTCGTAGATCGAAAAGCTCATGCCGGGCTCCTTTGAGGCTGGCGGCTGCATCCGGTCCTGCTGACAAGACCGGCCAGCAGGGATATGGCATCGAGAGGCTCGATTCGCAGCGCTCCCGCTGCGCCGGAGCGACCCGACATGCAGGAGCCGATTGTGACTGGGGCTGGTCTTCGCTTCTTGGCGGGCGGACGCTGCAAGGGGACGGGCGACCGGGCGCGCGGGACATGAACGCCGCGCCCGTCTCGACCGGCCATCTGCCGCCGCCGGAGACCGTCGCCGCCGCGGTCGAGGAAGCGCATCGCCGCTATCGCGACGACCGCGCCGGCGACACGATCAAGATCTATCCGGCGCTGGCCGCGATGCCGCCCGATCTCTTCGGCCTGGCGATCGTCGGCGTCTCGGGACGGGTTCACGCGGCGGGCGACGCCGATCATCCGTTCTCGCTGATGAGCGTCTCCAAGCCCTTCGTCTTCGCGCTGCTCTCGGACGCCATCGGCGGCCAGGAAGCGCGGGAGGCGATCGGCGTCAACGCGACCGGCCTCCCCTTCAACGCGCTCGCGGCGATCGAGCAGGGGCGCGAGGGGCGGACCAATCCGATGGTGAATGCCGGCGCGATCGCGGCGACGAGCCTCGTCCCCGGCGGCGATGTCGAGGCCAAGTGGCGCTTCATCGAGGCCGGCATCAGGCGTTTCGCCGGCCGTGCGCTGGAGCGCGACGACGAGGTCTACCACTCGGCCAGCCTCACCAACACGCGCAACAAGGCCATCGGCCAGCTGCTCGCGACCTTCGGGCGCCTCGGCTGCGATCCGGTCGACGCGGTCGAGCTCTATACGCGGCAATGCTCGCTGAAGGTGACCGCGCGCGACCTCGCCGCCATGGGCGCCACGCTGGCCGGCGGCGGGGTGCAGCCGCTGACGGGCGAGAGCGTCGTCAGCCCCGAAAGCGCGCGGCATGCGCTGGCCGTGATGACGACGGCCGGGCTCTACGAAACCTCCGGAGACTGGCTGTTCGATGTCGGCCTGCCGGGCAAGAGCGGCATCTCCGGAGGCATCGTCACCGTCGCGCCCGGCAAGGGTGCGCTCGGCAGCTTCGCGCCGCGGCTCGATGGGGCCGGCAACAGCGTCAAGGGCCAGGCCGCGGCCCGCCATCTCGCCGAGGCGCTCGGGCTCGACCTGTTCGCCTCGGCACCGGCGGCGACCGAAAGCATGCGAGGGAAGCGATGACGACGTCGATCCTGGTTCCCGGCCTCCTGACCTTCACCATCGCCATCGTGGTGTTCTTTGCCGGATCCGGCCTCAACCGGCTGGTCCCGCAGTTGCAGCGCTGGAACATTCCCGAGGCGGTGACGGGCGGGCTGATCGCGGCGCTGGCGACGCTCGCCGCCTACCGGCTCTTCGGCATCGAGCTGTCCTTCACCCTCGCCGCGCGCGACATGCTGCTGCTCTATTTCTTCACCGGCATCGGGCTCAACGCCAAGCTCGCCGATCTCGTCGCCGGCGGCCGGCCGCTCGTCGTTCTGCTGGCGCTGACGCTCGTCTATCTCGTGATCCAGAACATCATCGCCGTCGGCGGCGCTGGCCTGCTCGGCCTGCCCGAGGGCATCGCCCCGTTTGTCGGCTCGGCCTCCCTCATCGGCGGTCATGGCACGACGATCGCCTGGGCGCCGGTGATCAACGCCCGTTTCGGACTGACCAACACGCTCGAGATCGGCATTGCCACGGCGACGCTCGGCCTCGTCGTCGCGAGCCTCGTCGGCGGGCCGATCGCCAGCCTGCTGATCCGGCGCCACGGTCTCTCCGGCCCGGCCGGCGGCGAGACGCCGATGGTCGGCCTGCCCGCCGAAGCGCCGCCCGGCCAGGACGAGATCAGCCATGTCAGCCTGCTGCGCACCATCCTCGTCATCAATGTCGTGATCCTCGTCGCCTATGCGCTCGAGGATGTCGTCGAGGCGACCGGTATCAAGCTGCCGATGTTCGTCGTCTGCCTGCTGGTTGCGATCGTCGCCACCAATCTCGTGCCGCGGCTCGCGCCGCGCCTCGTCTGGCCGTCGCGGAGCCGCGCCCTGGCGCTCATCTCCGACCTCGCGCTGAACGTGTTCCTGGCGATGTCGCTCATGAGCATGCAGCTCTGGACGATCGGCGAGCTCGGCCCGGCGCTGGTGGTGATCCTGTCGGCGCAGACCATCGCCGCCGTCGCCTACATCATCTTCGTCGTCTTCCCGATGATGGGCCGCGACTATCTCGCCGCCGTCATCTCCTCGGGATTCACCGGCATCAGCCTCGGCGCCACGCCGACGGCGATCGCTAACATGACGGCCGTCACCAAGCTGCACGGCGCGGCTGCCCGCGCCTTCATCATCCTGCCGCTCGTCTCCGCCTTCTTCATCGACATCGCCAACGCCTTCGCCATCGGCTTCATGGCGCGCTAGCGATCCGGTCCGGACGCGGCCTCAGTAATCCCACTGGGCGCCGATGCCGAGTTCGCCGGAGCCGTCGCCGCCCGCGGCGCCCTGAAGGCGGATGTTGCGCGTCACGTCGACATCCACCGTCACCTTGCCGGAATTCGCCGACGGACCCTGCCGCGCGCCGACATAGACACGGTCGTTGAGGCGCTTGCCGATGCCCACCTGGCCGGTCGTGTCGACGTCGAAGGAATCGACGCCGAGCGAGCGGCGGACCTGATCGAGCACGCCGGGACCGCCACCGGAGAATGTGGCGACCGCCTGCGCGACCTGCAGCGCCTGGCTGGCGTTCAGCGTCGAGATCGAACGGCCGAAGAGGATGCGCGCCAGGACCTCGTCCTGGGCCAGAGCCGGCGACGAGGTGAAGGTGACCACGGGCGCCGAGGCGCGGCCCGAGACGATGATCGAGGCGGTCACGTCGCTGGTGGTGGTCGAGGCGGTGAAATCGAGCGCCGGATCGGTGTTGCCTTCGAACGTGACACGGCCTTCCGTGAAGTCGAGCCGGCGGCCGAGCAGATCGAAGCGGCCGCGGCGCAGCTCGAAGCCGCCGAGCGTCACCATGTTGGCCGTCGTGCCACGCAGCGTCAGGTCGCCGCCGAACTCGGCGTCGATGCCCATGCCGCGCACGAAGACGGCGTTGCGCGCGGCGATGGTGAGATCGAGATCGGCAGCGAAGGCCGGCGGCTGCGCCTCGCGGCGCGACGTCGCCGCCGCGCGCTGCTTGGACTGCGCGCGCAGGCCCTGCTGCGAAGGAGAGCTCTTGCCGCCGGTATTGATGTGGCGCACCTGCAAGGGGTCGAGCCCGCCCGGCAGCTTGTCGGCGATGTTGATGTCGAGCCGCAGCACGTCGAGCTTGCCGGTGATGCGCGGTCGCGTCGCCACCGGCCCCTCCACCTGGAGCTGGCCGCTGGTCACGAGGTTGATCAGGTCGCTCGAGAGGATGTTGGCGCGGTTGAAGGTGAGGCGGATATCGGCCGGGAAGCCGCGCGCGGGATCGAGCCCGATATTGCCGCTGCCCGTCACGCTGCCACCGCGCGGCGTCGCCGCGGTCAGCTGGCTGACGACGATGCTGGAATTGGAGCCGGTGAGCACGGCCTGGATATTGGTCAGCGTCAGCCCGTTCACCGAATCCGTGTAGCTGGCGCCGGCGACGCGGATCGTACCGCTGGCGGCGGGCGCCGCCGATGTGCCGCGCACCGTCATGTCGATCGTGGCGCGGCCGCGCAGCGTCGAGCCCTGATCGGCGAGGAAGGTGTTGGCGATGCCGAGGTCGATGCCGCCGGCGATCCTGAGATCGAGCTGGCCGGCGGCGATCGGCGCCGAGCCGCGCACCGTTAGGCCCGAGACGGACGGGGCGTTGACGGTCGCGTCCACCGTGACGCGGCCGCCGCCGAGCGTGCCGCGCGCCGCGATGTCGAACGGGCCGATGCCCTTGGCGGCGAGTTCAGCCGTGGAGAGCCGCGCGACGCGGATGTCGTAATTGCCGGCCGGCGCAGTCGCGGAGCCGGTGATGCGGGCATTGCCGGTGAGCGTGCCGCGCGGATCGAGGTCCGGAGCGACGAGCGCGGCGACGGCGAGCGGCAGGTTGCGGATGTCGGCGGTGAGATCCATCGTGCTGCCGACACGGCCGGCAATGGTCGCGCCGCCGCCGCCCGTCGCCAGCTGGAGGCGGTCGATGGCGACGCCGCCCTGTTGCAGCGTGATCGTCGCCGGCTGCGACAGCGTCACGACCGAGGGTCCGCGGGCGAGGCGAAACTGGTCGAGGCGGATTCGCGTCGCGGCGCCGGCCGGCTGGATGTTGGCGCGGGCGGTGAGCGAGGCGCCGAGCACGGCGGTCTCGAGCGACACGTCGGTGGCGCTGCCGCGGCTCTGCGCGGTGAGCGTCGCGCGGTCGATCCGCTGCGCGCCGGCGTCGAGCCCGGCAAGCGTCGCCCGTCCGTCGAGCACCGGCGTGCCGGTCGGATCGACGACCGTGAGATCGACATCGGCGCTCTGGAGCCGGTTGCCGGCGAAGCGGACATTCTGCGCCCGGCCCTTGACCGCTGCGCGCTGTGCCCCGCCCGCGCGATCGAGAACCACGGTCGCATCGAGCCTGCCGCCGATCTCGGTCAGGATGAGCGGCGCGAGATCGGTGAGATCGGCAGCCGCCACGACGAGACGGCCATCGACGATGTTGTCGTTCGCGAGCGCCGCCGCGCCGGTGACGCGGACGCTGCCGACCGAGAGGTCGAGATCGTCGATCCGCCGGCTGTCGGTCTCGGTGGTGAAACGGGCGCTGCCCCTGGCCGGCCGGTCCGCCACCATGCCGGCCAGCGTGACGCTGCCGCCCGGCCGTCCCGTCAGATCAGCGAGGTCGACCGTCACGGCAAGATCGCGCACCGGCTTGCCCATCGCCTCGGCCGAGGCGACGTCGAACCGTCCCTTGAGCCCCAGCGCATCGAGGCCGCCGGTGAAGCGGAGCTCGGCTTTCGCGCCGCCCTTCACGCGCGGATCGAGCCGGCCGAGATCGGCCAGCGCCAGCCTGGCGGTGAGATCGGCCGTCGCCTGCGCGATGCCGCCATCAACGGTCAGGTCGAGGCCGTTCGCGGCGACGGTGAAGTCGCGCACCGCGATCGTGCCGTCGGAGGCGCGGGCGAGCGCGCCCTTGAACCTGGTTTCGCCGGAGAGGAAGCCGTCGACGCGATCGATGCCGAGCGCGACGTCCTTCGCCGTGCCGTCGATGTCGAGCGCGATGGACGAGAAGGCGGTTCCGGTGTCGATCGTGCCGCCCAGCGCGACCGAGCCGCGCAGCGGGCGATTGGTGAGGGAGGAGAAGGCGGCGAGATCGAGCCGCGGCAGCTTGATGACGCCCTTCACGGCATCCGTGCCGGCGGAGCCGACGAAGGAGAATTCGAGCGGCGTCAGCTTGACCGAGGCCGCGGTCAGCGTCTGGCCGATCGGCGAGATGCTCGCCGAGGCGGTGAAGCTCGCACTGGTGCCGAGCGCGGCGGCGACGCTCGGCTGATCGGAGCTGAGGCCGGTGGCGGTGCCGTCGATGGTGACGCCGAGAAGGTCGCCGTCCGGCGTTCCCTTGGCGGTGAGGTCGAGCTTGCCGACGCCGTAGCCGCGGCCGGTCAGGCCCTCGGCGCTCAGCGTCGCGTCGATGGCGGGAAGCCGCAGCGGGCCGGCGAGATGTGCATTGAGCCGCCATCCGGTCCAGCCGATGCCGGGCGCGAGGGTCGCGAAATGTTCGGCCGCGCCGCCGACGACGTCGAAGGTTACGACCGCCGTACCCGCCGCCGGATCGACGGTGCCAAGCAGGGCGACGCCGAAGCCGGCCGCCGAAAGGTTGAGGCCCTCGATATTGATGCGGCCCTCGGCGTCATAGATCGCCGAGCCGATGAGGTCGGTATGGCCGGCGAAGAGCGGGCTGACGGTCGCAGGGACCAGACCCTGCACGGTGCCGCCGAGATCGAGCGAGATGCGGCGGCCGCCGTCGGCGCTCTTGACCGCGCCGGTGCCGGAAAGCTGGCCCGACGGGCCGGCGTCGAGCGCCAGCGTCCCCTGCCAGTCGTCGAGCGGCGCGCTGCCCTTGATGGTGAGCGACAGCGCCGGCAGACCTTCGATGCGGGCGAGGCGCGCGACGAGCCCGCCGGCCGGCTCGGAGGCGGTGACGTCGAGGTCGAGGCGATCGGAAGGCTCGCCCGGCACATAGCGGGCGCTGCCCCTGACCGTTCCGGGGGCATCGATGCGGCTGACGGCGAAGTCGAGATCGAGCCCTTCGGCCGGATCGACCAGCCGCGCCGAGGCCTTGACGGAGAGTTCCGCCGCGAGACCGGCCACCGGTTTGCCGAGGACGACGGAGCGGATGTCGAGATCGCCGAGCACCAGCCGCAGCATGGGGATCGACGACGAAGAGGCGGGCGCCGCCGGCTCGCTCGGCGGCAGCACCGGCCGGCGATCCATCGCCACGCGGTCCGCCGCCACGCGGCTGACATCGATCCGGCCGGAGAGCAGCGCCAGCGGGTTCCAGGCGAGCGAAAGGTCGTCGACGGTCGCGAAGGGGCCCTCGGCATCGGCGACGACGATCCGGCCGACGCCGAGATCGGACGGGACGAAGCCGGTGATGCCCTCGACGGTCACCGTGAGTCCGTTGCGGCTGGCGAGGCTGCTCGCGAGGTCGGCGAGCATGCGCTTGCCGGTCTCGGTCTGGATGAAGGCGAAGGCGCCGACCGCCGCCACGACCAGGAGCAGGACGAGGC
Encoded here:
- a CDS encoding ATP-binding protein; amino-acid sequence: MNTLRLRIAVLVICAIVAVVGLATFVAILVIGRPGPERMVQDAALQVDLIARLAEQLPDDFEPDSVKNSLRGMQLLTEPAHGPVDQRLTDVLRSELARIGQPRPVLVSQPVPDAPMMVSVPIVSQGWWIAMPLSARPPPARAGWFILLGWMSAIILGAAGIAIVISNRLTRPLQLIEGAIAQVGPDGTLPVLPEIGTGEFKATAKALNRLSARLKTSMESRMRLVAAAGHDLRTPMTRMRLRAEFVADEDDRALWLRDLEELDRIADSAIRLVREEATPAERERVELGGLLREVTGELAAQGMKLTTGAIAPAEVAVARLALTRALRNLFINAATHGGGGTVSSEVAGGFAVVTVRDQGPGIPEYLISCVFEPFFRVDPSRRQAVPGAGLGLAIAKEIIERNGGSIVVSNARGGGLLQEVRVPLAA
- a CDS encoding response regulator, whose amino-acid sequence is MQITPHVLVVDDDLEIRKLLGRYLDQQGLRVTLAADRRELEEKLTTQQIDLVVLDVMLPDGSGLDICRQLRDRRPHIPVILLTALKEDVDRIIGLEIGADDYVGKPFNPRELLARIRAVLRRVSDVAEPPAVDAYKFAGFVASPTSRSVIDPDGQDVVLTGAEFDLLRVFLDRPGRVLSRDQLLDLTQGREADPLDRSIDVLMSRLRRKLGDGGSFQIFKTVRNGGYQLSTRVEAIEAPR
- a CDS encoding DUF1993 domain-containing protein, which produces MSFSIYDITIPVFRRGFTVLSAVLDKGLAHASAEGVDPATYVEARLAPDMLPLSGQVQRASDTAKACAARLTGLAAPSFPDEETSFEELQARIGRTVDYLASVDPAAFEGGEERQVTLRSRAGETPFVGRDYALQHALPNFFFHVTTAYGILRMKGVPVGKRDYLGF
- the glsA gene encoding glutaminase A, with the translated sequence MNAAPVSTGHLPPPETVAAAVEEAHRRYRDDRAGDTIKIYPALAAMPPDLFGLAIVGVSGRVHAAGDADHPFSLMSVSKPFVFALLSDAIGGQEAREAIGVNATGLPFNALAAIEQGREGRTNPMVNAGAIAATSLVPGGDVEAKWRFIEAGIRRFAGRALERDDEVYHSASLTNTRNKAIGQLLATFGRLGCDPVDAVELYTRQCSLKVTARDLAAMGATLAGGGVQPLTGESVVSPESARHALAVMTTAGLYETSGDWLFDVGLPGKSGISGGIVTVAPGKGALGSFAPRLDGAGNSVKGQAAARHLAEALGLDLFASAPAATESMRGKR
- the gltS gene encoding sodium/glutamate symporter — translated: MTTSILVPGLLTFTIAIVVFFAGSGLNRLVPQLQRWNIPEAVTGGLIAALATLAAYRLFGIELSFTLAARDMLLLYFFTGIGLNAKLADLVAGGRPLVVLLALTLVYLVIQNIIAVGGAGLLGLPEGIAPFVGSASLIGGHGTTIAWAPVINARFGLTNTLEIGIATATLGLVVASLVGGPIASLLIRRHGLSGPAGGETPMVGLPAEAPPGQDEISHVSLLRTILVINVVILVAYALEDVVEATGIKLPMFVVCLLVAIVATNLVPRLAPRLVWPSRSRALALISDLALNVFLAMSLMSMQLWTIGELGPALVVILSAQTIAAVAYIIFVVFPMMGRDYLAAVISSGFTGISLGATPTAIANMTAVTKLHGAAARAFIILPLVSAFFIDIANAFAIGFMAR
- a CDS encoding translocation/assembly module TamB domain-containing protein; the encoded protein is MRAARIIAGILAGLVLLLVVAAVGAFAFIQTETGKRMLADLASSLASRNGLTVTVEGITGFVPSDLGVGRIVVADAEGPFATVDDLSLAWNPLALLSGRIDVSRVAADRVAMDRRPVLPPSEPAAPASSSSIPMLRLVLGDLDIRSVVLGKPVAGLAAELSVKASARLVDPAEGLDLDFAVSRIDAPGTVRGSARYVPGEPSDRLDLDVTASEPAGGLVARLARIEGLPALSLTIKGSAPLDDWQGTLALDAGPSGQLSGTGAVKSADGGRRISLDLGGTVQGLVPATVSPLFAGHTDLIGSAIYDAEGRINIEGLNLSAAGFGVALLGTVDPAAGTAVVTFDVVGGAAEHFATLAPGIGWTGWRLNAHLAGPLRLPAIDATLSAEGLTGRGYGVGKLDLTAKGTPDGDLLGVTIDGTATGLSSDQPSVAAALGTSASFTASASISPIGQTLTAASVKLTPLEFSFVGSAGTDAVKGVIKLPRLDLAAFSSLTNRPLRGSVALGGTIDTGTAFSSIALDIDGTAKDVALGIDRVDGFLSGETRFKGALARASDGTIAVRDFTVAANGLDLTVDGGIAQATADLTARLALADLGRLDPRVKGGAKAELRFTGGLDALGLKGRFDVASAEAMGKPVRDLAVTVDLADLTGRPGGSVTLAGMVADRPARGSARFTTETDSRRIDDLDLSVGSVRVTGAAALANDNIVDGRLVVAAADLTDLAPLILTEIGGRLDATVVLDRAGGAQRAAVKGRAQNVRFAGNRLQSADVDLTVVDPTGTPVLDGRATLAGLDAGAQRIDRATLTAQSRGSATDVSLETAVLGASLTARANIQPAGAATRIRLDQFRLARGPSVVTLSQPATITLQQGGVAIDRLQLATGGGGATIAGRVGSTMDLTADIRNLPLAVAALVAPDLDPRGTLTGNARITGSATAPAGNYDIRVARLSTAELAAKGIGPFDIAARGTLGGGRVTVDATVNAPSVSGLTVRGSAPIAAGQLDLRIAGGIDLGIANTFLADQGSTLRGRATIDMTVRGTSAAPAASGTIRVAGASYTDSVNGLTLTNIQAVLTGSNSSIVVSQLTAATPRGGSVTGSGNIGLDPARGFPADIRLTFNRANILSSDLINLVTSGQLQVEGPVATRPRITGKLDVLRLDINIADKLPGGLDPLQVRHINTGGKSSPSQQGLRAQSKQRAAATSRREAQPPAFAADLDLTIAARNAVFVRGMGIDAEFGGDLTLRGTTANMVTLGGFELRRGRFDLLGRRLDFTEGRVTFEGNTDPALDFTASTTTSDVTASIIVSGRASAPVVTFTSSPALAQDEVLARILFGRSISTLNASQALQVAQAVATFSGGGPGVLDQVRRSLGVDSFDVDTTGQVGIGKRLNDRVYVGARQGPSANSGKVTVDVDVTRNIRLQGAAGGDGSGELGIGAQWDY